A window of the Tenebrio molitor chromosome 1, icTenMoli1.1, whole genome shotgun sequence genome harbors these coding sequences:
- the LOC138141211 gene encoding uncharacterized protein: MTPLRQTLLTQNLEESANSTFNMELCNVFLAANIPWHKLQNPAFQNFLTKYCGRKIPDESTLRKNYLPKCYKDTIDRIRNELDPFNIWVSVDETTDALGRYVANCLVGKLSEDEPGKSYLLASKQLERTNHETIARFVNQSLEILWSTRVVAEKFLLFVTDGAPYMIKSGRHLKVFYPKIVHVTCLAHALNLVAEKIRYQYEDVDNLISNVKKIFVKAPLRVEMYKEKLKEMPLPPQPILTRWGTWLQAAMFYSEHFDSIKEVVMSFDGSSAVAIQKAQSIMKKPGIKNQLIYVRSNFKIICESITQLEKNGLPLTDSIKIVENVFTSLKKSPGPVAAVALKKLEDVTEKNPGYKFLLELARIFRGEDVPEHDTKMEEIYYKFAPITSCEVERSFSKYKSILVDNRQCFKVENLEQYLVCNVNT, encoded by the exons atgacaccgcttcggcaaacgttgctgacacagaacttggaggaatcggcaaatagtacattcaatatggaactttgtaacgtctttttagctgccaatataccatggcacaaactacaaaatcctgcgtttcagaattttctgacaaaatattgtggtagaaaaattccggatgagtctactttacggaaaaattatttaccaaaatgctacaaagat actattgaccgcattcggaatgagctggatccttttaacatatgggtttcagttgacgaaacaacagatgcacttgggcgatatgtggcgaattgtctggttgggaaactttcagaagatgaacctggaaaatcttatcttttggcgtctaaacaattagaaagaacaaatcatgagacaatagctagattcgtaaatcaatctttag aaatcttgtggagtaccagagttgttgctgaaaagtttcttttgtttgtaacggatggagcaccatatatgataaaatctggtagacaccttaaggtgttttatccaaaaattgtgcatgtcacatgcttagcgcatgctttaaatctagtggctgaaaaaattcgctatcaatatgaagatgtggataatttaatttcgaacgtgaaaaaaattttcgttaaggcacctttgagagttgaaatgtacaaagaaaaactaaaagaaatgccactgcctccacagccaattttaacacgatggggaacatggcttcaggctgctatgttttacagcgaacactttgattccattaaagaa gttgtcatgtcctttgatggaagttctgctgttgctattcaaaaagcacagtctataatgaagaaacccggaataaaaaaccaattaatttatgttcgcagtaattttaaaataatctgcgaaagtattactcaattggaaaaaaatgggttacctttaaccgattcaatcaaaattgttgaaaacgtatttacctccctaaaaaaatctccaggccctgtagcagcagtagcattaaaaaaacttgaagatgttactgaaaaaaatcctggatacaaatttcttctagaattggcaagaatttttagaggtgaagatgtgccggaacatgacaccaaaatggaagaaatttattacaaatttgcgcccattacctcttgcgaggtagaaagaagtttttcaaaatataagtccattttggtggataaccgacaatgttttaaagtagaaaatttagagcaatatcttgtatgcaatgtaaatacgtaa